From Paenibacillus sp. PK3_47, the proteins below share one genomic window:
- a CDS encoding helix-turn-helix transcriptional regulator yields the protein MAFMIAQRAYIKIYLITMVEQHKGYGYQMLEDLRRDFKAYGYSPPQSEVYRALHELVQQGILYRTKQLKGNDPKVDFQEIVLYHFTADGEEKAKLYKKQVKTDLDRCLGILNKAVADNY from the coding sequence ATGGCATTTATGATTGCCCAGCGGGCGTATATTAAAATTTATCTGATTACAATGGTAGAGCAGCATAAAGGGTACGGGTATCAGATGCTTGAGGATTTACGGAGGGATTTTAAAGCTTACGGCTATTCTCCTCCCCAGAGTGAAGTATACCGGGCGCTCCATGAGCTGGTGCAGCAGGGTATTCTGTACCGCACCAAGCAATTGAAGGGAAATGATCCGAAGGTCGATTTTCAGGAAATCGTACTTTATCATTTTACGGCCGACGGAGAGGAGAAAGCCAAGCTGTACAAGAAGCAGGTCAAGACCGATCTGGACCGCTGTCTCGGAATATTGAATAAAGCTGTAGCGGATAATTACTAA
- a CDS encoding general stress protein: protein MTNKIVGVFDTEQEATRAIEGLQRQGITNDEISVITRDRDEMKSISEDTGTMAPEGVATGAATGGVVGGVTGLLAGIGALAIPGIGPILAAGPIVATLTGAAIGAGAGGLVGGLIGLGIPEDEAKDYEGYVDSGKILVLVDDNGRGRDIHNVFTGNQSLNSARYNNLYADDTLTNQGVANRDVIRDDTAVGNTPGNRGTLNDPDLYNRDRF, encoded by the coding sequence GTGACTAATAAAATCGTAGGTGTTTTCGATACGGAACAAGAAGCGACCAGAGCAATTGAAGGACTGCAGCGGCAAGGAATTACCAATGATGAAATTTCAGTCATTACACGTGACCGTGATGAAATGAAAAGCATTTCTGAAGATACAGGCACGATGGCTCCAGAGGGTGTAGCTACCGGGGCAGCAACGGGCGGTGTGGTAGGCGGTGTTACCGGCCTGCTTGCCGGAATCGGGGCGCTGGCAATTCCGGGTATCGGGCCGATACTGGCAGCAGGGCCTATCGTGGCTACACTTACCGGGGCGGCTATCGGTGCCGGTGCCGGAGGGCTGGTAGGCGGACTGATCGGACTCGGCATCCCTGAGGACGAAGCGAAGGATTACGAGGGTTATGTCGACAGCGGCAAAATCCTTGTACTGGTAGATGACAACGGCAGAGGACGCGATATTCATAATGTCTTCACCGGCAACCAGTCGCTGAACTCTGCACGCTATAACAATCTGTATGCTGACGATACTTTGACTAATCAAGGTGTAGCGAATCGTGATGTAATCCGGGACGACACCGCAGTCGGCAATACACCAGGCAACAGAGGTACCTTGAATGATCCGGATCTTTACAACCGCGACAGATTCTAA
- a CDS encoding TraR/DksA C4-type zinc finger protein, protein MSHLSDSQLATLKAALEERRNELEQHFADNGEENSLLGDSLRVSTGELSSADNHPADTGTETFERSRDLGINYAFNEELKEIDEALQRMEDGTYGICVISKEEIPYERLEAIPYTKYTVEHTPERGTSGDRPVEEEVMTTPPKGAGEGRQENSGRFDDADAWDAVEDYGTASSPITLPENDAEEPDA, encoded by the coding sequence ATGAGCCACTTAAGCGATTCACAGCTAGCTACACTGAAAGCTGCTCTGGAAGAACGCAGAAACGAACTGGAGCAGCATTTCGCTGACAACGGGGAAGAAAACAGCCTTCTTGGAGATTCACTCCGGGTCTCTACCGGTGAGCTTTCCTCCGCAGACAATCATCCGGCAGACACAGGCACCGAGACCTTTGAAAGAAGCCGGGATCTGGGAATTAACTATGCCTTCAATGAAGAGCTTAAAGAGATTGATGAAGCGCTTCAGCGGATGGAGGATGGAACCTACGGAATCTGCGTAATCAGCAAAGAAGAAATCCCTTATGAACGGCTGGAAGCCATTCCGTATACCAAATATACTGTCGAGCATACACCGGAACGCGGAACTTCGGGCGATCGTCCTGTTGAAGAAGAAGTGATGACGACCCCTCCGAAAGGTGCGGGAGAAGGCCGCCAGGAGAACAGCGGAAGATTCGATGATGCCGATGCCTGGGATGCCGTTGAAGATTATGGCACTGCCAGCTCTCCAATCACACTTCCGGAGAATGACGCCGAAGAGCCGGATGCTTAA
- a CDS encoding NAD-dependent epimerase/dehydratase family protein has protein sequence MTAVLTGGEKIRAVITGATGMVGEGVLHECLAHPEVEQVLSLGRRACGISHPKLTEILLEDLSNLSGIEERLKGYNACYFCLGTTSAGMTEAAYTQLTHGLTLNIAGVLAEHNPGMVFCYVTAAGTDRTEQGRSMWARVKGKTENSLLKLPFSRIYFFRPGFIRPTPGLIRTHRYYKAIGWMYPLMRFLIPKYVITLQEMGRAMIHVTKRHYSKDILESRDMAVLAEE, from the coding sequence ATGACGGCTGTTTTAACTGGAGGGGAAAAGATTCGCGCGGTGATTACCGGAGCTACCGGTATGGTCGGCGAGGGTGTGCTGCATGAATGCCTTGCACATCCTGAGGTAGAGCAGGTACTGAGCCTGGGCCGGAGAGCCTGCGGGATTTCCCACCCCAAATTAACAGAGATTCTGCTGGAGGATTTATCAAATTTGTCAGGCATCGAAGAACGTCTTAAGGGATATAACGCTTGTTACTTTTGCCTTGGAACCACTTCCGCAGGGATGACAGAAGCAGCTTATACGCAGCTTACCCACGGTCTTACGCTGAATATCGCCGGGGTGCTGGCAGAGCATAATCCAGGCATGGTATTCTGCTATGTCACTGCTGCCGGGACAGACCGCACTGAGCAGGGCCGCAGTATGTGGGCCAGGGTCAAAGGAAAAACGGAAAATTCGCTGCTGAAGCTGCCGTTTTCCCGTATCTATTTTTTCCGCCCGGGCTTTATCCGTCCTACACCAGGCCTGATCCGTACCCACCGCTATTACAAAGCCATCGGCTGGATGTATCCGCTAATGCGTTTCCTGATCCCTAAATACGTAATTACCCTGCAGGAAATGGGAAGGGCTATGATTCACGTGACCAAACGGCATTATTCAAAAGATATTTTGGAAAGCAGGGATATGGCGGTTTTGGCGGAAGAATAG
- a CDS encoding GIY-YIG nuclease family protein, which translates to MEKARRKELGYNYAHSHRPMGVYRIFNTKNDKSYVGSSLNLDGVWNKHKFMLGIDNHDNKQLLEDWRKYGEEAFRFEILEQIKPEEDFVADVTELAKYKKVLPEMESKWLEQLSPYGERGYHKPKQA; encoded by the coding sequence ATGGAAAAAGCGAGAAGAAAAGAGCTGGGCTACAATTATGCACACTCACACAGGCCGATGGGGGTATACAGAATTTTTAATACGAAGAATGATAAATCCTATGTGGGCAGCAGTCTGAACCTGGATGGGGTGTGGAATAAACATAAATTCATGCTGGGGATTGATAATCACGACAACAAACAGCTGCTGGAGGACTGGCGGAAGTATGGGGAGGAGGCCTTCCGGTTTGAAATTTTGGAACAGATTAAGCCGGAAGAAGACTTCGTAGCGGATGTGACCGAGCTGGCAAAATATAAAAAGGTGCTGCCTGAGATGGAAAGCAAATGGCTGGAGCAGCTCTCTCCATACGGGGAACGGGGTTACCACAAGCCGAAACAGGCATGA
- a CDS encoding DnaJ family domain-containing protein — protein sequence MAILSWLAEQRIQESMRNGEFDHLPGHGKPLELEDLSGVPEDLRMSFKIMKNAGLLPEEITLRKECVTLEQLISACHKSGNRDSGERKSLETKLSLKRLRLQELLRQRGLEDSGAFMDYGEQIRERLTGD from the coding sequence ATGGCCATTTTATCATGGCTGGCAGAGCAGCGGATTCAGGAGTCCATGCGTAACGGCGAATTCGACCATTTGCCAGGACACGGCAAGCCGCTGGAGCTGGAGGATCTGTCAGGCGTTCCTGAAGATCTGCGGATGTCTTTTAAAATCATGAAAAATGCCGGTTTGCTCCCTGAAGAAATTACACTGCGCAAGGAATGTGTAACGCTGGAGCAGCTGATCTCCGCCTGCCACAAAAGCGGAAACCGGGATTCCGGAGAGCGGAAGAGTCTTGAAACGAAGCTGTCTTTAAAAAGACTCCGCCTGCAGGAGCTGCTGCGGCAGCGCGGGCTGGAGGACAGCGGCGCTTTTATGGACTATGGCGAACAGATCCGGGAGCGGCTGACGGGTGATTAA
- a CDS encoding DUF2087 domain-containing protein, whose amino-acid sequence MMLPDSRESVGISEKFWNASVAELKQGYVFEKREHSGFFTCLVCGEAFEKGLIYKQEETFYEAEKFAELHVTQVHGTMFNWLLGLDKKLTGLTELQKGLLKSFNQGLSDGEAAKELGIGSTSTVRNHRFTLREKVKQAKLFLAVMELTEEKPGVSSPFVSIPRTASMVDERFAITEEENAEILAAYFKQGPDGPLSEFPKKQKRKAAILRQLIQRFTPGHKYSEKEINAILADAYHDYVTLRRYLIDYGLLDREDDGSSYWVKL is encoded by the coding sequence ATGATGTTGCCAGACAGCAGAGAGTCGGTGGGCATATCAGAAAAATTCTGGAATGCTTCGGTCGCCGAATTAAAGCAAGGGTATGTTTTTGAGAAGAGGGAGCACTCGGGTTTTTTTACATGTCTGGTGTGTGGGGAAGCGTTTGAAAAAGGGCTCATTTATAAGCAGGAAGAGACGTTTTACGAGGCGGAGAAATTTGCGGAGCTTCACGTTACTCAAGTTCACGGAACCATGTTCAACTGGCTGCTGGGACTGGATAAGAAGCTGACCGGATTAACGGAGCTGCAGAAGGGCCTGCTGAAGTCTTTTAACCAGGGCCTTAGTGACGGTGAAGCCGCCAAAGAGCTCGGGATCGGCAGCACATCAACGGTGCGGAATCATCGTTTTACGCTGCGTGAGAAGGTCAAGCAGGCCAAGCTGTTCCTTGCCGTCATGGAGCTTACGGAAGAAAAGCCGGGAGTATCTTCGCCATTTGTCAGCATACCCCGGACCGCCTCTATGGTCGATGAACGTTTTGCCATTACAGAGGAAGAGAATGCGGAGATTCTTGCTGCTTATTTTAAGCAGGGGCCGGATGGGCCGCTCAGTGAATTTCCCAAGAAGCAGAAGCGAAAAGCCGCGATCCTGCGCCAGCTGATTCAACGTTTCACCCCTGGACACAAGTACAGTGAGAAAGAGATCAATGCCATACTGGCAGATGCTTACCATGATTACGTTACCCTGCGCCGTTACCTGATTGATTACGGCCTGCTGGACCGTGAAGATGACGGAAGCAGCTACTGGGTCAAATTATAG
- the hrpB gene encoding ATP-dependent helicase HrpB yields MKQLPIMQVLPELRATLNNNTAAVLIAEPGAGKTTGTPPAFLDEPWMEGKTILMLEPRRLAARSAAMYMAAGMGESAGQTVGYRMRMDSKVGKNTRIVVVTEGVLTRMLQSDPTLGDVGLVIFDEFHERSLHADLGLALTLEAQSVLREDLRILIMSATIDGERVSALLGGVPVVQCPGRTFPVETIYAPAKSDTPLEKAAAAAVRRALSEQAGDVLVFLPGEREIRRTERELAGGSLPAGTVLRPLYGQLPQAEQDAAVAAAVPGERKVVLATSIAETSLTIEGVRTVIDTGLRRTQVFSPRTGMPQLTTVPVSKASADQRRGRAGRTAPGVCYRLWSSEEHLRLPEDNVPEIMETDLAQLALELALWGVRDPAALPWLDAPPAAPYAQGTALLRQLGALDAGGAITPHGRSMAVLGAHPRAAHMLLRAAALGAAPLACRLAALLGERDLFKGPAGQGSDLTLRVEALQRYERSAADTGGADPGLLRAVLRESRNLEAQLQGAPHGKAGESSIGLLLSFAYPDRVGQKRGDGAFLLSGGRGAAMAEGQPLARSPYIVAAGVEARAGTDRIMLAAELPEEQLLKHHADNLAEEREVYWDKDSGSVKARRITKFGALVLKETTHERPSAEETEAILLRVVAEEGLHLLPWDKGTVQLRERMGFMHGLQPDWPDVSDEALTGTLEEWLGPFISGMRNLRDLQRLPLSRALENLLDWNSRQVLDREAPTHITVPSGSKVPLDYSNAGTPVLAVRLQEMFGQIDTPRIGLGRVPVLLHLLSPARRPVQVTSDLGSFWRSTYFEVRKDLKGRYPKHYWPDDPLQAVPTNRTRPAK; encoded by the coding sequence ATGAAACAGCTTCCAATTATGCAGGTGCTACCTGAACTGAGAGCAACACTGAATAACAATACAGCGGCAGTGCTGATTGCCGAGCCGGGAGCGGGGAAGACCACAGGTACACCGCCGGCTTTTTTGGATGAACCGTGGATGGAGGGCAAAACGATCCTGATGCTGGAGCCTCGGAGGCTGGCTGCACGTTCAGCGGCCATGTATATGGCGGCCGGCATGGGAGAGAGTGCAGGACAGACTGTTGGTTACCGGATGCGGATGGACAGCAAGGTGGGCAAAAATACGCGTATCGTCGTGGTCACCGAAGGGGTATTAACGCGAATGCTGCAAAGCGACCCTACCCTTGGGGATGTGGGACTGGTTATCTTTGATGAATTTCATGAACGGAGCCTGCATGCCGATCTGGGGCTCGCTTTGACGCTGGAAGCCCAGTCGGTGCTGCGGGAGGATTTGCGGATTCTTATCATGTCGGCAACGATTGACGGGGAACGTGTCTCTGCTCTCCTGGGCGGAGTTCCTGTGGTGCAATGTCCGGGCCGGACCTTCCCGGTAGAGACCATCTATGCCCCTGCAAAATCCGATACACCGCTTGAAAAAGCGGCCGCAGCCGCTGTAAGGCGCGCACTCTCGGAGCAGGCTGGTGACGTGCTTGTCTTCCTGCCGGGAGAGCGGGAGATCCGGCGAACTGAACGGGAATTGGCGGGCGGAAGTCTGCCTGCCGGAACGGTGCTGCGCCCGCTGTACGGGCAATTGCCGCAGGCTGAACAGGATGCGGCTGTAGCTGCTGCGGTTCCTGGCGAACGCAAGGTGGTACTGGCGACTTCGATTGCCGAGACCAGTCTGACGATTGAAGGCGTGCGTACGGTGATCGATACCGGCCTGAGACGGACGCAGGTATTCTCGCCGCGTACCGGGATGCCGCAGCTGACGACGGTGCCGGTCTCGAAGGCATCGGCGGATCAGCGGCGCGGGCGGGCCGGACGTACCGCCCCCGGAGTGTGCTACCGGCTGTGGAGCTCGGAAGAGCACCTGCGGCTTCCGGAAGATAATGTGCCGGAAATTATGGAGACCGACCTGGCGCAGCTGGCCCTGGAGCTGGCGCTGTGGGGCGTGCGGGACCCTGCCGCACTGCCTTGGCTGGACGCGCCGCCCGCTGCGCCTTATGCGCAGGGCACAGCGCTCCTGCGCCAGCTCGGCGCGCTGGACGCCGGCGGCGCCATTACGCCGCACGGCCGCAGCATGGCCGTGCTGGGCGCGCACCCGCGGGCCGCGCACATGCTGCTGCGCGCGGCCGCGCTTGGCGCAGCGCCGCTGGCCTGCCGGCTCGCGGCGCTGCTGGGGGAGCGGGACCTGTTCAAGGGTCCCGCCGGGCAGGGCAGCGACCTCACGCTGCGCGTGGAGGCGCTGCAGAGGTACGAGCGCTCCGCCGCCGACACGGGCGGAGCGGACCCCGGGCTCCTGCGCGCGGTGCTGCGCGAGAGCCGTAATCTTGAGGCGCAGCTGCAGGGCGCGCCTCACGGCAAAGCCGGCGAAAGCAGCATAGGCCTGCTGCTGTCGTTCGCCTACCCCGACCGGGTCGGGCAAAAACGCGGCGATGGCGCGTTTCTGCTGTCCGGAGGCCGGGGGGCGGCGATGGCTGAAGGGCAGCCGCTGGCGCGCTCGCCCTATATTGTTGCTGCCGGCGTGGAGGCGCGCGCCGGCACAGACCGGATCATGCTTGCCGCGGAGCTGCCCGAAGAGCAGCTGCTGAAGCATCATGCTGATAACCTCGCGGAGGAGCGCGAGGTGTACTGGGACAAGGACAGCGGAAGCGTGAAGGCGCGCCGGATCACCAAATTTGGCGCGCTTGTACTGAAAGAAACCACTCACGAACGCCCTTCTGCTGAAGAGACGGAAGCCATTCTGCTGCGTGTGGTTGCCGAGGAAGGACTGCACCTGCTGCCTTGGGATAAAGGAACCGTCCAGCTGCGTGAGCGGATGGGGTTCATGCATGGTCTGCAGCCGGACTGGCCTGATGTCTCTGACGAAGCGCTGACCGGTACACTTGAAGAGTGGCTGGGACCGTTCATTTCCGGTATGCGCAATTTGCGTGATCTGCAGCGCCTGCCGTTATCGCGTGCGCTGGAAAACCTGCTGGACTGGAACAGCCGGCAGGTGCTGGACAGGGAGGCGCCTACTCATATCACGGTACCCAGCGGATCAAAAGTGCCTTTGGATTATAGTAATGCAGGTACTCCGGTACTGGCTGTCCGGCTGCAGGAAATGTTCGGCCAGATTGATACACCGAGAATAGGGCTCGGAAGGGTTCCAGTCCTGCTGCATTTACTCTCACCGGCAAGGCGGCCGGTGCAGGTGACCTCGGATCTCGGGAGCTTCTGGAGAAGCACTTATTTTGAAGTGCGAAAGGATCTGAAAGGACGTTATCCCAAGCATTACTGGCCGGATGACCCGCTGCAGGCGGTACCGACGAACCGGACCCGGCCTGCGAAATAA
- a CDS encoding DivIVA domain-containing protein → MDEHMKRRLDKQRKLFSQLGITLDALTIHEKEFSMKLRGYDAEEVDTFLDSVIKDYERFYATIADLMDKWQEQQLELRELKETKAAAVPVIRGIDPKELEDVVIRMELNLRQLKEKLPRAEEYL, encoded by the coding sequence ATGGATGAACATATGAAACGCAGACTGGACAAGCAGAGAAAGCTGTTCAGCCAGCTCGGCATTACTCTTGATGCACTTACGATTCATGAGAAGGAATTCAGCATGAAGCTTCGCGGTTATGACGCTGAGGAAGTGGATACTTTTCTGGATAGCGTAATTAAGGATTATGAACGTTTTTACGCCACGATTGCCGATCTGATGGATAAGTGGCAGGAGCAGCAGCTGGAGCTGCGTGAGTTGAAGGAGACCAAAGCCGCAGCCGTTCCGGTGATCAGAGGCATCGATCCCAAGGAACTGGAGGATGTAGTGATCAGAATGGAGCTGAATCTGCGCCAGCTGAAGGAGAAGCTCCCCCGCGCAGAAGAATATCTCTAA